The proteins below are encoded in one region of Xenopus laevis strain J_2021 chromosome 8L, Xenopus_laevis_v10.1, whole genome shotgun sequence:
- the pla2g4f.L gene encoding cytosolic phospholipase A2 zeta, whose amino-acid sequence MFQVVVTRLSSRALPALAAVLLLRRDEEGGNKPRWDRRTKSWRKEVHPYYNLSVTVLRAKNIHGADLLSKADCYVQLRLPTASPMASRTAVVYNSSDPEWNETFNYRVHGAVKNILELTLYDRDVVLDDKLSSVVFDIGHVKPGQSTKRNFKLGPKESLEVEFSLEKSKDPPTQIITNGVLVAHPCLCVHGNIHKGGSLSAPIGNQQLNLSMPGSYEKQISTPFSALSTQEQGVPFVFHADKGISPQLNVHLLKTVRLGENDLAPELEKQTFLVGESSVPVSSLPEGKEQGINLQLSKDQNLEMNVKTEEDNRVLDIRLGFELSLGEREFLEKRKKVAARCLKEVLKLDNTPGANEVPVIAVLGSGGGTRAMTSFYGSLLGLQKLKLLDSVTYISGVSGSTWCMSTLYEDPDWSQKSLQEPISRAKTSVTASKSGAFSAERLKHCTQELIAMEKDGHMVNFTDLWGLVIEYFLHQKENPAKLSDQQACVSQSQNPYPIYAGVNVRVDINGGDFAEWCEFTPHEVGFRKYGAFVRTEDFASEFFMGHLIHRRQEPKICYLQGIWGSAFAANLDEIWSRAAGTGIRWFNSLTDAIRVIDDCRKLHLRDSSRLKTRLVMPGGFVSSMFQEIFKSRFTAGEWYNFTRGLYLYKDYLGVREFLAWKGTHLDAFPNQLTPMEENLYLVDGGFSINSPFPLVLQPERDVDVIFSFNYSWDAPFEVLHLSSTYCRERGIPFPEITLTKEDEKQPKECYVFMDHNNPRTPIVLHFPMVNNTFQNFIEPGVERKTEEEKLNGEVDLNRKESPYRTKNFTYEPQHFDRLVAVNQYNVLNSSEQISGALKAAVARRKNKLAKLPPKRHV is encoded by the exons AAAGAAGTTCATCCCTATTATAACCTGAGCGTGACAGTGCTTAGAGCTAAGAATATACATGGAGCTGATCTGT TATCTAAAGCGGATTGCTACGTGCAGTTGCGGCTGCCCACAGCCTCCCCTATGGCTTCCAGGACTGCCGTGGTGTACAACTCCAGTGATCCCGAATGGAATGAAACGTTTAACTATCGAGTTCACGGAGCTGTGAAG AATATTCTTGAGCTCACACTTTATGACCGAGATGTTGTACTGGATGACAAGCTTTCCTCAGTGGTTTTTGACATAGGACATGTTAAACCTGGACAGAGCACTAAGCGAAACTTCAAACTTGGCCCAAAG GAGTCTCTGGAAGTAGAATTTTCTCTTGAGAAAAG TAAAGATCCCCCCACCCAGATTATCACCAATGGAGTTCTTGTG GCTCACCCCTGTTTATGTGTTCATGGGAATATCCACAAGGGAGGAAGCCTAAGTGCACCAATAG GAAATCAGCAGCTGAATCTATCTATGCCTGGATCCTATGAAAAGCAAATAAGTACGCCATTTTCAGCCCTATCAACACAGGAACAGGGGGTTCCCTTTGTGTTTCATGCTGACAAAGGCATAAGCCCTCAGTTAAATGTTCATCTACTGAAGACTGTGCGACTTGGAGAG aaTGACTTGGCCCCTGAGCTAGAGAAGCAAACGTTTTTGGTAGGAGAAAGCTCTGTACCGGTTTCATCACTGCCTGAAGGGAAGGAACAAGGGATCAACCTACAGCTCTCCAAG GATCAAAACCTTGAGATGAATGTAAAAACAGAGGAAGA TAATCGGGTGCTTGACATTCGCCTTGGTTTTGAGCTGTCCCTTGGGGAGAGAGAGTTTTTGGAAAAGAGGAAGAAGGTTGCTGCACGTTGCCTCAAAGAAGTTTTGAAGCTGGATAACACCCCGGGTGCTAATGAG GTTCCTGTTATTGCAGTTCTGGGTTCAGGTGGAGGGACAAGAGCTATGACCTCATTCTATGGAAGTTTATTGGGCTTACAAAAGCTGAAGCTCCTGGATAGTGTTACATACATATCGGGAGTGTCTGGATCAACTTG GTGCATGTCCACTCTTTATGAAGACCCTGATTGGTCCCAGAAAAGTCTTCAAGAGCCAATCAGCAGGGCTAAAACATCTGTGACAGCCAGCAAGAGTGGGGCATTCTCAGCTGAGCGTCTCAAACACTGCACACAGGAGCTCATAGCCATGGAGAAGGATGGACATATGGTCAATTTCACTGACCTGTGGGGACTTGTAATAGAATACTTCTTACATCAGAAG GAGAACCCCGCCAAACTGTCAGACCAGCAGGCCTGTGTGTCCCAGTCCCAGAACCCCTATCCCATCTACGCTGGGGTAAATGTGAGAGTGGACATCAACGGGGGAGACTTTGCag AATGGTGTGAGTTCACTCCACATGAAGTCGGATTTCGGAAATATGGGGCGTTTGTGCGTACTGAGGATTTTGCCAGTGAGTTCTTTATGGGTCATCTGATACACAGACGCCAAGAACCTAAAATCTGCTATTTGCAAG GTATTTGGGGCAGCGCATTTGCTGCAAACCTTGATGAGATCTGGTCCCGTGCAGCTGGCACAGGAATCCGCTGGTTCAACTCACTGACGGATGCAATAAGGGTAATAG ATGACTGTCGAAAATTACATTTGCGAGATTCCTCTCGACTGAAGACCCGCCTAGTGATGCCAGGAGGATTTGTCTCCAGCATGTTCCAAGAGATATTCAAGTCCCGCTTTACTGCCGGCGAGTGGTATAACTTTACTCGGGGGCTGTATCTTTACAAGGACTACTTGGGGGTCCGAGAGTTTTTGGCTTGGAAAG GTACTCATCTGGATGCCTTCCCCAATCAATTAACTCCTATGGAAGAAAACTTATACTTGGTAGACGGAGGATTCTCGATTAACTCTCCTTTTCCCCTGGTTCTGCAGCCTGAGAGGGATGTTGATGTTATTTTCTCCTTTAACTACTCATGGGATGCTCCATTTGAG gTGCTGCACTTGAGCTCCACCTACTGCAGAGAGAGAGGCATCCCCTTTCCAGAAATCACCTTGACCAAAGAGGATGAGAAGCAGCCAAAGGAATGCTACGTGTTCATGGACCATAATAACCCTAGAACTCCCATAGTGCTTCACTTCCCCATGGTCAACAACACATTCCAAAATTTCATAGAACCAG GAGTCGAGCGGAAGACTGAAGAGGAGAAATTAAATGGAGAAGTAGACTTAAACAGAAAGGAGTCACCGTACCGGACAAAGAACTTTACATATGAGCCACAGCACTTTGACCGTTTGGTAGCAGTGAATCAGTATAATGTGCTGAACAGCAGTGAACAGATTTCAGGAGCACTAAAAGCAGCAGTGGCTCGTAGGAAGAATAAATTAGCTAAGCTGCCACCTAAAAGACATGTGTGA